A DNA window from Thermosynechococcaceae cyanobacterium Okahandja contains the following coding sequences:
- a CDS encoding amino acid ABC transporter permease: MELVQAALPAFLRGALNTLIYCAISFPIAIVLGILLAAMTTSPYLFLRWPAAWFIEIMRGTPMITQLLLLYYGVGAVLAQVNLATWVNAWTAGVTALALNYGAYEAEVFRAGLKGVDAGQREAALSLGMTQQQGFVRVILPQAVQIVIPPLINDFIYMLKDSAIVSVIAGVDLTSVLRVWVIRNSSNPFPLYALALGLYLLMSLPIAIWGRRIEQRLRAKIS; encoded by the coding sequence TACTGTGCCATTTCCTTCCCTATTGCCATTGTGCTGGGGATTCTCTTGGCGGCCATGACCACCTCTCCCTACCTGTTTTTGCGCTGGCCTGCGGCATGGTTTATTGAGATCATGCGGGGAACCCCCATGATTACCCAACTGCTGCTGCTGTACTACGGTGTGGGGGCTGTGCTGGCTCAGGTTAATTTGGCAACGTGGGTGAATGCTTGGACCGCGGGCGTGACGGCCTTAGCACTTAACTATGGGGCTTACGAAGCGGAGGTGTTTCGGGCTGGCCTGAAGGGGGTGGATGCGGGGCAGCGGGAAGCGGCTTTATCATTGGGAATGACCCAACAGCAGGGGTTTGTGCGGGTTATTTTGCCCCAAGCGGTACAAATTGTTATTCCACCGCTCATTAATGATTTTATTTATATGCTCAAGGATTCGGCTATTGTCAGCGTCATTGCGGGGGTGGATTTAACATCAGTGTTGCGGGTCTGGGTCATCCGCAATAGCAGTAATCCGTTTCCGTTATATGCCTTGGCTCTTGGGCTGTACTTGCTGATGAGTTTGCCGATCGCCATCTGGGGTCGTCGTATTGAACAGCGACTCAGGGCTAAAATATCTTAA